A stretch of DNA from Mycoplasma wenyonii str. Massachusetts:
CCTGTTATTTAACAATCAATAGTAATTTTTGAGCTTTGTCTAATAATCTTCCTTGCGGGGGGGGCATCAATGTAGTCTGCCCATAACTTTTATTTATTTTTTGGTCAAGGAAAATATTTGAATTCTACAAAGATTAATTAACATGTCGACGGCAACTACAGCTTTTGATTTGGGAAGGTTTCAAGCTTTCAAAGTCAAAATACCAAAAAATAAAGAATTAATAGATCAATTCAAAAACTTCTGTGAACCTATCTTTGAATTGCAAAAAAGCAATGAACAAATTATTCAGAAATTTTTGAGATTACAAAAGTGTTGAGTTGAAAGTTTAGATTAACTTTTTTAACTGTTACAGAGGGCTTTTATTGCGGCTTCTGAGCAATAAAAAAATTTAAAAATTCATCCTTTTTGTCATTTTGCGCTAATAAATGTACAAAAAATTGTTGGCTGTGGAGGAAAATACTTTTCTAGTTACTTATATTTCTCCTTTATTTTCAGAAGAAGGAGAGAGAACCATTAATGAATGTTTTAGAGAGGAAATGGCAAAAGCAGATAGAGTGGAGATATCTGTGGCATATTGTGGTTACAACTCACTAAAAGAAATAGACAGATTGGTGGAGAAAGGAAATATTAAATACATTTGTGTAATTTTTGGAATGCATTGATTTATTGGGCTTTGGGAAGATCTATATCTTCTTGCGATTGAAATTAATGAAAAGTGAAGAAGTAAGGGGATGGGAGAGATAAGACTGGTGGATTATTTTCCACATCACGACAAACTTTATTGTTTTTATAAAAATGACCATCTCTTTTCGGCAATAATAGGCTCACCTAACTTAAGTTTTTTAATTACACAAGAAAGAAAAACATCCAGACAATATGAGTTAGGAGAACTAATTCACAAGCCCTCTTCTTTGAGACGTTATCGAAGGCACATAGCTAAATTGAAGTCAAATAATTTTTCCAAAAATATAGTTGATCTAGAACAATACAAATCTGTTGTTGTTGAAGAGGAGTTGAATAGGTGAGGAAAGATAATTCAAAAAACTAAAATTACTTACACCAAAAAATTATTTTCTTGATGATAAATCTTGATGAGTTGAAAAATTCCGAAGCCCTGAGAACCATCACAATTCCTCTGGTTGTGCCATCTGAACAAGAAATTATTGACAATGCCAATTTGGATTTATCTTTTTCGCCCTTAAATGCTTGCTATAGTAAGCCAGTAATTGACGGACAAGGACACAGTTGATTTGAGGTAAGGTTAATTGTTGAGGGAGAAGATAATTTACCTTCCAGAAAAGATTGATTTTACTTAATAACTGATAATGGATGGTTAGATAAAGCTTGTTTTTCTGGTAGAGGAAAGAGAGTTAAGTGGTTGAATACTTTTAAAAATTCAGATATGATAGGTGGCTGAATCAAAGTTAGATTGGTAGGACGGGAGTTAATTGACGAGTTTTCTTCTCCAGATGAAGATACAAAAAAATATGGAGTGGTTACTAAAGAAGTTTTGAGAAGTTATGGTGGAGACAAGATATATCTAAAGAAAACTACTAAGAAACATAAAGATGAAAGAGGGGTTGAAAGGGATGTTTGATTGATATCTTTTCCCTTTTCTCTTGATAATGAATAATTAGAATTTCCCTGTCTTTCCTCTTTTAACTCACATCTAAGATTGATAAAGTAAAGGATTAATCAAAGATATTACTGATTCAATAAGTTGAGACTAATTGTGAAATTAAATTTGAAAAACTTCATATACGTTGGGTTTAAAAAAGATATCTTAAATGACTTTAGTGACTATTAGACCTCTGTGATAACAGCCTCTTTAGATACTCAAAGTTTCTCTTTACAAGCCAACGAGACTTATCATTCAGATACTTATGTGGCCCCCCCCGCAACTTCCTTAAAGGCTAATTACAACGACTTAAAGAAGTATTACTTAAAGCTAAAGAGAAATTTAACTTTCTCTATATTAATTGCCCAACTATTTCTTATGGGATTTGCTTGGTTTACTTTCAACACTATTTATCAGATATGAAAAGAAAAAAATGGATCAAGTTGACTTGTAGAGATAAAGTTCCCACAAGAGATCAAAAAAGGAGAATTATGAGCACAGATTCCCTCCACTGTCGGCTTTGGAGCACTTCTTTGAGGTTGTGTAACTAATGTAGGGAGATTAGTAAAGAAAAGAAAACAAGTTAAGTGGGAGTGTGAACTTTGTCAGTCCGGAAGACATCCTTCCACTTTAACTCCAGGACTTTGTCAAAGTATTTTTTCTTTATTCGGATGAAGAATTAATTGCTACTGAACAGGTTTTACTATTTCCGGACTTGCAGTTATTGCGGCTGTTTATACATATTTGACTAAGGGGTTTAGAGGTTCTAGTGGAGAAAGTTGAAAAGTTAAATGAGAGAATTTGACTTCAAAAATGTTTGAGTGAGAAGGAGAAGGAGAAGACAAAGCTCTTAGAGTAATTCTTGCTGTATTTCTATTTGGATTAGTAATTATCTTCATTTCTAATTTCCTAAGTAGACAACTAATTAAGAGATCTTTGAGTGTATTCAAGACTGATGAGTCTAATATGCACCCAGAACTGAAAGAAAAGGTATTCAGATTAAATAAGAGAGATAAGATAATCAGTACCATTATCCTATGTGTTCTTGGATTAGGAATATTCATTATCTTTAAGAGATTGATAATTGCAGTTTTCAATAGAAGCTTCAATGTTTCTAGATGGTAGGGAATAAACTAAGTTAGAGTATGGCTTCAGGAAAGAGAATTATTGGAAATCTAAAGATGAACTTAAATACTATTTTTTGTATTAATTGAATCTCGTAGATTGCTTATTTGCTCTCAGTACCAGTTTTTCAAGATAGGAAATTCTCTAAATTTTTCAAATTTTTCCCAAAATAAAGTATTGAGATATTCCTTTTCTGTTACAGTGAAACGATAATCCTTTCAATCAAGATATTTTTTCTTGCATATTTGAAAGAATTTTTCTAAAGTAATTACTATTGGATCCCCAGCATATTTTGCCTGCTTTCTTTCGGCAGTTGTCACCAACTTTATGCGATAATTCTCACAGTCTTGCAATACAGATTCCGGAATAAAGCAATCTCTGGTAAAAACATAAAACACATCTGTTTTAGGCTTATGGTCTCGTAGCAAATCCTTAACAAATTCTTCTCAATTGCTAAGGCTAATTCTTATATATAAAAAAATTGCTTCCTTTCTTCTTGCTAAATAATGAACGTGACTTGGTGAAATCAAATAATGGACCCCTTTAAAGCTCTTAATGTGATGAAAATAATGATCAGTAATTAAAAATTTTTCTTTTTCTCCCATTATCTTGAAAACCCAAAGTATGGTTTGTCACTTTCACCTAACCCACTCGCCCCTTAGATTTTCTAATTCTCTATATATGTAATAGCGATAAGGACTTAAAAAATCATTTAATTTCTTCTTCGTTTAATTTTTCTCCCCCTGCAAGCCTTTCTTGCCTTTTCTTCAATAATTGTTCAACAAAGTTATAACAATCTTTTTTAAAGACAATTAAGCATTTGTTTTCGAATTCACTATCTAATTGTTTTCAGAAATTTTCAATAAATTCGCTGGCTGTTTTTAAAAAACTTTGTTTTTGATATTCTTCTGTATACAACTTTTCAAATAATTCGCAGGCTAACTTAATGGTGTTGAGACCTTTGCGGGCATGCCAATCCTTTATAAATTCTTGCAGAGATTTTCAAGAATTTGATAACTTTTGTGACAAATTCGATGGTTTTTAATTATTAATTTATTCTTCACAAATTAAGCAAACAAATCACGAATTGTTAACTACTCCCCATCAATAATTTCTGCAATCGCTTTACACTTCCCATCATCTTCCAACTTCCCTCATAGTTGTTTTTGATATAAGTTCCTTGGTAACGGAAAATAAAGATAATGATCAATACGAGCTTGGAATCATGTTTCTAATAGTCTTCTTTCTTTATCAGAGTATTGGTAATCTTTTCAATATTCATTATTCCTTTCACAAATGTTTAGAAATTTTTCAAAAGTTATTACTTCTTCATTCTCTGAATAACAAACAAACTTAATAGATTTAGTAGTTACTAATTGAATATTGTTTTCCTTACAAGCTCTTAAAAACTTCTTAGGTATTCTCCCTTCTAGCGTGATTAAGTAACAGCAATTAAGTCTAGTTTCTGCCAATTTAGATAATTCCTTTAGCACTTCTCTTCTTTTTTGTGCCCCGCCAAAGGCATTCATGCTTAAGTTAGCTCGAACACAAAAGAACAAAACTTGTCGATAATTAATTTCCTTATGATGTCAACTCGGAGAGCAAATTACCCCCTCAACCTCATTCACAACTCTCGACTCCAAAGTAATTTCCCTTTCGGCCAGAAAAAGCGTTGTTAAAAATTCAATTCTGGTTTTGTTGTTGAGTCTGTAGTCTATTTTTCTTTCCCTAATTTGATCTAGATATTCAATTACAAATTCGTAATAAGTTCCAAATAAATGAATCAATTCTTTTCGCACTTCTTCCTTTTCAATTGAAATTTTTTTCTCCAAAAATTTGTCTAGTAGTTCAACAAACTTACTTGGCAAATTAGGCAAATGTTTAAAAATGTATTTGATTTGTGCAATAGATGGCGTATTGGTTGTGAAAATTTCATCATTTTGAAAGAATTTTCTAACTCCTTTTGGAAACGGAAAATCTTGATTATTGGTTCTTTCTAAGAAATGCCTATAAGAGTTTTCTGCATACTTCTCCTGACTGGCTTCCCATCTCTTTAAAGCCCCTATTTTACAAATATCAACAAAATAATCCGCCTCCATATTTGGATTCTCATTTCTTAGACGCCGATATAAGTCATAAATGATCATTTTCCAATTGAGATAAAAGGAATTATCATTATTTCCTTCAGGCATTCTTCCTTAGCCCGAGAAGGAAACTTAAATATAAATTTATCCCCCTAAATCTCCCTTTCTATCCCTTCTTCTCCTTTTTAAATTTCTTAAATTCTTTAATTAACTTTTGACCCTTCAAAGTTAAGACTCTTCCCTTCGATCCTTTATTTATATAACCTTTAAAGACTAGATAGGGCTCTATCTTCTTAATAATTGTTTGTTCATCTATATTAGTTCCCTGAATAATGGTTTTGATTCCGGCTGTTTCTTTTTCAGCCTTACTCAAGAACATTAGATATTTCAGATCAACTTCTGTAAGTCCTCGAAATATAAAACCACACTCTTTAATAATTTCTTGAATCTCACAAGAATTATTAATTGTTTTGTAGTCAACAACTCTTCTAAGTATTCTCTTGACATTTCTAGGAATTCCCCTTGAATTATTTGCAATAACATTTATCTCTTCTTCCGAGAGAGTCAACTCTCATTGTTTCAAGAGAGACTTAATAAGAGCCACAATCTCTCAATCTTCATAGCAATCAATAAAGAAAACATATCCAAATCTCTCTTCTAGAGCCTTTGGTAAAGCTCCTAGATTGGTAGTAGCTGCAATAAGAGTAAATCTAGGTAGTTGCATTCTTATAGCCTTAGAGTTGTAGTTCTTTCCAACCAATAGATCTAAGACATTATCTTCTAGGGCAGAATACAACATTTCAGCATATTCTTGCTTTAAGCTGTGAATTTCATCTATAAATAGAACATCAAAGTCTCTTAAGTTATTGAGTACCCCAATTAGATCTGGCAGAGTTTGAATATTAATGGCCGGAACTATCTTTATATTTACCTTTAGCTCATTAGCAATTATTTGCGCTAAAGAGGTCTTTCCTACTCCCGGAGGCCCATAAAAGAGAATATGTTCTAAAGGTTTATTTAATTTCTTAGAGATTGAAATACCTATCTTCAGACTCTTGACAATCTCAGCTTTACCAATAAATTCACTGAGAAAGCTAGGTCTAGCCTTTAGAGTTTCTGAATCAATCATTACATGCAATTTGTTTCTCTTGAGATAGTCTTTAAACATTCACTAATTATTGAGTTCAGATCAACAAACTCATCCTTTCTAGGCTTAATTAGTTCTATAGTTTTTCTAATTTCTTTTCACTTGTAGCCTATCTCAGTTAAAGATGAAATTATTTGTTTCTCATCTCAAATTCCATTAGTTGTTTCTGAGGCTGGTAATTTCAAGAAATTCTGTTTAATGTTTTTTGAACTTCTAAGAGTAGTTATTAGAGAATTAGCAAGTTTTAAGTTCAGCCCCTTAAGACTAGCTAGCTCAATACTTTCTTCTTGTTCAGCGAGAGCTAAGATATTTTGTCAGTTATTGGTTAGGATCTTCTGAGCTGTTTTAGAACCAATACCTTTAATAGAAATTAAGAATCTAAAGATTTCATAATCTTGTTTTGTTAAGAATCCAAACAGTTGAGTATTTAACTGACCATTTGGATCTAATCTAGACTCCTGAAAGATATAGATTAAGCGTTCTTCTCCTTCCTTAAGAACTGAAGTATTTAAAAAATGTATTTTGTATCCAATGCTTTGAGACTCAACGATAATGTAGTCTCTTTGGAGTTCAACAACTTTACCCTTTAAGTAATACATTCTTGTTATTCATTAATTAGCAAATTTTTCAAAAAAGCGGAATTTATTTTTTTTCTAGCTCCAAAAGTTTGTTAAAAATCACTGAACTTTTATCGCGAAGTGACTCTCTATCATTCTCTATCTTCTTTAGTCAATCTAACTTAATAGATAGGCTGGTTAGATTATCAGACTTTAGATATTCTTCTGATTTATCTAGTAGTAAGTGAATTAAAGAGTAGTAGAGTTCAAAGAAGTCTCATACCTTCTCAAAAGAGATTTCTGGAGTCTGAACATTCTTAGGAAAAAAAACATGTTTAGATATTGCAGAGAGATTCTCTTGCAATTGAGTTAAAAAAAGCTTTTCTTCAGGTAGAAGTATTCACTGAAATAGTTCATAGTAGTTCTCTAAGGAAGTAGATTGTCAATCCTTTAGTTGCCTTTTGAGCATTTCATGTATCTTCTTGCACTTAAGCAGAGCGGTTCACAAGGCTAAGATAGTTGAGTAATCAGAAATAATAGTTGTTGGCTTACCTTTCTCTTTTGGGGGATAAGGAATTCTTCTTGGTGAATTCTCACTTTGAGCTAAGACATATAAATTTATTGCCTCTAGATAGCTCTTTTGTTTAGCAGAAATTAATTCCTGTTCCCTCTGGGACATACTAACCAGCCCATAGAGACTAAATATAGAATTCAAAGTGCTAATAGCAAATTGAGCATCTAAATTAGGTTGAAGTTGAAAGGCTCTTGCAGGATCTCCCAAAAATAAAGAATTCAGAAGAGCATTCACTACTTGATTCAGAGAAAGTAATTCTGTCTCTGGACTTGATTGATTTATTGAACTCTTTCAGCTAGCTTTTATTCAATCTACGAAGTAGATAGGATCAGAGAGAGTTAAGTTGGGATTAGAGCAATAAAGTTCTGAAAAGTCCTTAGAGCCTTGAAAGTCAATCCCTAAAGAATAAGGTGTTATTCCTACTTTCAATAGTTGCTGAATGATCTTGAGCGAAGCACTAATTCCAGCTCTGTCAGTGTCAAGTAACAAGACTATCTTTTTTATTCCATGCTTTTGTATTAAGGCAAGAGTATCTGCACTAAGCTCCCTACCCATTAAAGCAACAGCTTTATATTCGGGATTTACCAATAACAAAGAATAAAGATCAAAACAACCCTCAAAGAGATAGATGTCTGAAGAGCTATTTATTCCCTCTAAAGCAGGCATGTTGTACAGCAATTGTGCTTTTCTAAACAAAATAGTCTCTTTAGAGTGCATGTACTTAATCTCACTTTTAGAGCTGGGAGCAACTCTAGAGCTAAAACCAATTAATTCATTGGTTAGAGAAAAAACCGGAATAACTATTCTGTCATGAAATAAAGGCAGAACAGAATCTTTCTTCCCCCTTTCTTGAGAAAATATTCCAGTTCTTAAGAGAAATTCATTGTCAATGAATTGATATTCTTTATCTGCCTTCTTTACTCTCTCTAGGGCAAGTAACAACTCTTTCCCAGCAGGAGCATAACCTATTCTGAATTTCTTAATTAACTCAAGAGTTAGCTTTCTTTCCTGAGTTAAGTAAGCTAAAGCTTGCTTACCAGAGTCGGAATGCAAATGTTTCTCATAGAACTGCGAGACAAACTCATTGAATTTAAGTAGTTGATTTCTCTGTTGTAATTCGTGAGAAATTCTTGGATCAATCACATTTTCCATTGGTAGTTTCAGTATTTTGTGAGCTTGCAACAAAGCATTGTGAAAGTTAGCCTTCTCTTTTCTCATAATGAAAGAAACTGCATCTCCAGCAACACCACAGGCAAAACACTTGAATATATTTTTTTCTTCTGAGATAGATAGAGAGGCCCTGCTATCTTCGTGAAAGGGACACAAAGCTCAATAGTTTCTCCCTTTCTTTTCAAGCTTTAAATAGTGTTCTATAACTCCCTTAATACTTATCTGACTCCTGTCTGCCACCTATCTTTCTAATAGTTGTTCTAGTCCCAGACTTCTTAAGATGTAGCTCTTCAATGTATCTAGATTAATTCTTGTTTGTATACCAGAATCTCTATCTCTAATAGTGAAAGAGAAATTCTCACCTTGGAATGAACCACTCTCATAATCAACTGTTAAACAATATGGAGTTCCTCATTGATCTTGTTCTCTATATCTCTTACCTATTGAACCCCCACTAGAGATAATGGAGGTAATAGGAAATCTTTGGAGCCATTGATTTAATCTATGAGCCCCCATTTCTTGTTGTGCACTCAGAGGTAAAACAGCAAATTTAAATGGAGCTAAAGAGAAAGGAAGGGCCAATATCTCTCAAGCCCTGTTATCTCTAGTTTGTAGAAACTCAGTAATTGTTGCCAACATCAATCTATTTAGTCCAACTGAGTGTTCTACTATGTGTGGTAATAAGGTAGTTTGATTATTGTTGGCTTGAATGTGAAGCTTAGTTTTAGAGTGTCTTTGGTGAGAATCTAGATCAAACTCTCCTCTATTAGCTATTCCCCAGAGCTCTTCCTCGCCAAATTCAAACTTGTAGTAGAGATCTAAGTTTTTCTTAGAGTAGTGGGGGAGTTCATCCCCTTCTATAGTTTTGAAGTGGAAAGAGTCAGGAGAGAATCCCAGCTGATAAATCAAGAAAGAAGTTATTTGTTCCTTTTGGGACTGTAGAGCCTTTTCGTTTTCTTCTGGAAAGGTAAATTCCTCTAACTCTAATTGTTCAAACTCTTTAGTTCTGAAGATAGTTCTACCAGTTGTGACCTCATTTCTAAAGGCTTTACCCATTTGAGCCACTTTGAAAGGAAATTTCAATCTAGGACTCAGAGAGATCAACTTTGCATTAACAAAGATTGTTTGTGCTGTTTCAGGTCTTAAGTAGAAGTTATCTACCTTAAATACTTGATTGAAACTCTTTGGTTCAGTTAAGTTCTTAGATCCACAGGAAGAACAAGACTCAGTTATTTCTTCAAATCTAGTATTGCAATCTTTGCACTCTACTAATTGTCTTTCAAAATGTTTGATATGACCTGTCGCCTCTCAGATCTCTTTATTAGTTAGTATGTTTCCGTCATACAACAAAGTATTCTTTTGAGTACTTACAAAGTGTTTGATTCAAGCTTTCTTTAGGTTTTCCTTTAGAAGAACTCCTAAGTGACCATAGTCTCAACTATTTTCCATCCCTCCATAAATGGAGCTAGAGGGATATATGAACCTATTCTCTATTAAAAACTTCTCTACTTTACTCAAAGCAAATAATTTTTATACATTTATTAGCAAATTAAGCCAATTTGGATTAAAAAATTAAATTTGGATGCAATTTAGCACAGAATTTAGGGGCCTTTTTCTTCTTTGGTAGGGGCAACTTATCTTTAATGGTTGTAAACTGCAGCTTTTTATTTAACTTAAATATTTTTCAAATAATCAAGGAAGAAAACACCACAGAAGGTATTAGGAAGAAATTTCTCATAATAAAGAATTGTTCAAAAGGCAAGGTAGAGATCTTTATATCAAATAAAGGAAGTGTAATTATATCTACTAATACATAGGCTAGAAAGTTTAGTATTGTTAGTCTCAAAATAACACCTCACTTCTCAGCCTTTTCTGATAAAGAAGGAAATAACTTATCAGAAGAAAGACAAAGACAAGCTATCATACCCAACAATAAAAGACCTCCTATAACACCCAAAAAGCCAGTGAAAAATAATTTAGGGAACTCAAGAGATTTGGAGAAGATATTTAAGGAAACAGAACTTCCATCAATGAATGTAGCCTTATGGAAAAAGTAATAAGCAGTTGCTGTAAGCGCAGTTAAAGCAACTACGCAAATAGCATTTTGTCCATTCTTTCATCTCTTCTTAGAAACGCTCTCTCCAAACATATATATAAAGCCACCTAAGAATCCATTAAATACAGCAGCCAACAAGTAACCATAGTTAAAGACTGAAGAGGTTAAGACCACAGTTAATAGGTCTGTTAATAGTCCAATCAAAATACCAATAACAGGACCATATAAACCGCCCCCTATCTTGATCAGAATAGTTTCAATTAATAACCTACTACCTGGATAGATCTGAAAGACTATTCCTAGTAAGTTATGGGTCAAAAAGGTAATAGTGAAGATTATTGCAGTATTTGTTGCAATAATCATTGCAATGCTTGAGATAGTGTTTATGTTTAGGCTTGGAAACATCAAGAAGTTCTGTTGTAGCCAAAACCTAAAGAAGATCTTTTTTACAAAGAGTAGAACTAGAAAAGCAGCTAGAGTAATCCCCGCATAAAGCAGAATCTTTTCGCTATTTATATGGCCATTGGCCATATTTAGCTAAAAAAAGTAACTATCTAGTAAAGAACTCAGTTCATCTATATTCATGAACCCCACACGCTTCTCAATAGGCTTAACACTATCTTTAGAGATAAGTATCAGGGTAGGAATGGAAGAGACTTCATACTTTCTGGCTAGTTTGGGAAAACTAGAAACATCAATCTTAATGAACTTAATATCTTGATATTTCTCTTGCAGAGAAAGACTAAACAATATAGGCATTAGTTGTCTGCAAGGGGGACAGAAGTCAGCATAGAAGTCTAACAAGAGATCGTGAGAGCCTTGTAAAAGCTCTTGTAGTTCCTCTTGACTAGTTAGACTCTTTACCTCTGGCATTAAGAAATATCCATCTTAAGAGAATTTAAGTCTATTAGTTGTTCTTTCTTTAACTTCTCTGGTATAAGATTCAACTCATAATCTAGAGCTATTGGTAACTCAATAATTAAGTTAGGAGGAAGTATTTGCTTAAAGCTAGCATATCTTTCATTCTCAAAGAATGAACACTCTTTAAGGAAAGAAAGATCAAACTTAACTACCACTTCTTTTAGGACATCATAGTCATAGTTGTTATTTAGATTTCTAAGAATTAATAATTGTTGATTCTTATCTCTTAAGTAAGAGTAGTCAAGTAACATCTTTTTTGCTTGATGTTTTTCTAGTCTATTGAAATCAGCAAAGAAGGTTAATCCCTTGAACTTATCTTCATAGCCAAATAACTCTCTACCTACATTAGCTGATTTCACCTTATTTACATATTTTTTTATGTTGGATTTGGTATAAGAATCTAACTCCAATAGATAGTTATGTGTTAGTATGTGTCTTGCTTCAGGAGAGACAAAGAAACACTTCTCTAAGGTAGCTAGATTTTTATTTGGATCAAAGTTGAATTGATAATAGATAGTTAGATCTTTTGGATCAGAGATAAATCCAGTGTAATTGCATTTGTGGGTATGATATTCTGTAAATTCTCTCAAGGCTGTCTTGAGAGAGAGGTTAAATTCATTATTGATTTTTCCAAAGAATTCATCCAGATCCTCCTGAACAAAGGAGAAGGGATCAGGAAATAAGGTTTTCTTTGAAGAAGTCATTAAGCTCTGCACCTATAGCTTAATTGGATAAAGCACTTGACTTCGGATCAAGAGAGTATGGGTTCAAGTCCTATTGGGTGTGCCAGTATTTAAAGTTTAGAGTTGTATTTATCTCTCGCCTTATTAATAAATTCAAGAGCTTCACTCAAAGGAACTAGATTACCTATCTTCACTTCTTTCTTTTCTAGTTTCTTGTACTCTTCAAAGAAGTTCTTTAATTCTTCGAATCAGAAGTTAGGTAACTCAGATAAAGAGTTGATATGAGCTAGTCTAGGATCTTTATCCATAACTGCTATTATCTTTAAATCTTCTTCTCCAGCATCTACCATCTCTAGAGCTCCTAACACTCTTCCTTCTGCATAAGTACCTGGAGTTAAAGAAAAGTTAGAGATCAAAAGAACATCTAAAGGGTCATTATCTTCTGAAAGAGTATTAACTATAAATCCATAGTTATGCGGATATACCA
This window harbors:
- the ruvA gene encoding Holliday junction branch migration protein RuvA, with product MYYLKGKVVELQRDYIIVESQSIGYKIHFLNTSVLKEGEERLIYIFQESRLDPNGQLNTQLFGFLTKQDYEIFRFLISIKGIGSKTAQKILTNNWQNILALAEQEESIELASLKGLNLKLANSLITTLRSSKNIKQNFLKLPASETTNGIWDEKQIISSLTEIGYKWKEIRKTIELIKPRKDEFVDLNSIISECLKTISRETNCM
- a CDS encoding thioredoxin family protein, yielding MPEVKSLTSQEELQELLQGSHDLLLDFYADFCPPCRQLMPILFSLSLQEKYQDIKFIKIDVSSFPKLARKYEVSSIPTLILISKDSVKPIEKRVGFMNIDELSSLLDSYFF
- a CDS encoding CHC2 zinc finger domain-containing protein, whose amino-acid sequence is MADRSQISIKGVIEHYLKLEKKGRNYWALCPFHEDSRASLSISEEKNIFKCFACGVAGDAVSFIMRKEKANFHNALLQAHKILKLPMENVIDPRISHELQQRNQLLKFNEFVSQFYEKHLHSDSGKQALAYLTQERKLTLELIKKFRIGYAPAGKELLLALERVKKADKEYQFIDNEFLLRTGIFSQERGKKDSVLPLFHDRIVIPVFSLTNELIGFSSRVAPSSKSEIKYMHSKETILFRKAQLLYNMPALEGINSSSDIYLFEGCFDLYSLLLVNPEYKAVALMGRELSADTLALIQKHGIKKIVLLLDTDRAGISASLKIIQQLLKVGITPYSLGIDFQGSKDFSELYCSNPNLTLSDPIYFVDWIKASWKSSINQSSPETELLSLNQVVNALLNSLFLGDPARAFQLQPNLDAQFAISTLNSIFSLYGLVSMSQREQELISAKQKSYLEAINLYVLAQSENSPRRIPYPPKEKGKPTTIISDYSTILALWTALLKCKKIHEMLKRQLKDWQSTSLENYYELFQWILLPEEKLFLTQLQENLSAISKHVFFPKNVQTPEISFEKVWDFFELYYSLIHLLLDKSEEYLKSDNLTSLSIKLDWLKKIENDRESLRDKSSVIFNKLLELEKK
- a CDS encoding NgoFVII family restriction endonuclease, translated to MINLDELKNSEALRTITIPLVVPSEQEIIDNANLDLSFSPLNACYSKPVIDGQGHSWFEVRLIVEGEDNLPSRKDWFYLITDNGWLDKACFSGRGKRVKWLNTFKNSDMIGGWIKVRLVGRELIDEFSSPDEDTKKYGVVTKEVLRSYGGDKIYLKKTTKKHKDERGVERDVWLISFPFSLDNE
- a CDS encoding aminoacyl--tRNA ligase-related protein, which gives rise to MENSWDYGHLGVLLKENLKKAWIKHFVSTQKNTLLYDGNILTNKEIWEATGHIKHFERQLVECKDCNTRFEEITESCSSCGSKNLTEPKSFNQVFKVDNFYLRPETAQTIFVNAKLISLSPRLKFPFKVAQMGKAFRNEVTTGRTIFRTKEFEQLELEEFTFPEENEKALQSQKEQITSFLIYQLGFSPDSFHFKTIEGDELPHYSKKNLDLYYKFEFGEEELWGIANRGEFDLDSHQRHSKTKLHIQANNNQTTLLPHIVEHSVGLNRLMLATITEFLQTRDNRAWEILALPFSLAPFKFAVLPLSAQQEMGAHRLNQWLQRFPITSIISSGGSIGKRYREQDQWGTPYCLTVDYESGSFQGENFSFTIRDRDSGIQTRINLDTLKSYILRSLGLEQLLER
- the ruvB gene encoding Holliday junction branch migration DNA helicase RuvB, producing MFKDYLKRNKLHVMIDSETLKARPSFLSEFIGKAEIVKSLKIGISISKKLNKPLEHILFYGPPGVGKTSLAQIIANELKVNIKIVPAINIQTLPDLIGVLNNLRDFDVLFIDEIHSLKQEYAEMLYSALEDNVLDLLVGKNYNSKAIRMQLPRFTLIAATTNLGALPKALEERFGYVFFIDCYEDWEIVALIKSLLKQWELTLSEEEINVIANNSRGIPRNVKRILRRVVDYKTINNSCEIQEIIKECGFIFRGLTEVDLKYLMFLSKAEKETAGIKTIIQGTNIDEQTIIKKIEPYLVFKGYINKGSKGRVLTLKGQKLIKEFKKFKKEKKG
- a CDS encoding inorganic diphosphatase, coding for MSNNIVECFIEISKHSNIKYELTENKLKLDRVLFGSLVYPHNYGFIVNTLSEDNDPLDVLLISNFSLTPGTYAEGRVLGALEMVDAGEEDLKIIAVMDKDPRLAHINSLSELPNFWFEELKNFFEEYKKLEKKEVKIGNLVPLSEALEFINKARDKYNSKL
- a CDS encoding glutamyl-tRNA amidotransferase, whose amino-acid sequence is MFPSLNINTISSIAMIIATNTAIIFTITFLTHNLLGIVFQIYPGSRLLIETILIKIGGGLYGPVIGILIGLLTDLLTVVLTSSVFNYGYLLAAVFNGFLGGFIYMFGESVSKKRWKNGQNAICVVALTALTATAYYFFHKATFIDGSSVSLNIFSKSLEFPKLFFTGFLGVIGGLLLLGMIACLCLSSDKLFPSLSEKAEKWGVILRLTILNFLAYVLVDIITLPLFDIKISTLPFEQFFIMRNFFLIPSVVFSSLIIWKIFKLNKKLQFTTIKDKLPLPKKKKAPKFCAKLHPNLIF
- a CDS encoding restriction endonuclease PLD domain-containing protein, translating into MYKKLLAVEENTFLVTYISPLFSEEGERTINECFREEMAKADRVEISVAYCGYNSLKEIDRLVEKGNIKYICVIFGMHWFIGLWEDLYLLAIEINEKWRSKGMGEIRLVDYFPHHDKLYCFYKNDHLFSAIIGSPNLSFLITQERKTSRQYELGELIHKPSSLRRYRRHIAKLKSNNFSKNIVDLEQYKSVVVEEELNRWGKIIQKTKITYTKKLFSWW